In Beutenbergia cavernae DSM 12333, the DNA window GTGGGGATCGCCGTCGTCGTCCTGGCGGCGATGGCGTACGTGCTGCTCGCCACCCGCGTCGGGCGGGCCACCCGCGCCGTCTCGGACAACCCCGCCCTCGCCTCGGCGTCGGGGATCGACGTGGAGTCCATCGTGCGCGGCGTCTGGGTGACGGGCGCGGCACTCGCCGCCCTCGGCGGCACCCTGCTCGGGCTCTACCTCAACGCGACGCGGTGGAACACCGGGACCACCCTGCTGCTGCTCATGTTCGCCGCCGTCACGCTCGGCGGGCTCGGCGCCGCCATGGGAGCGCTCGTGGGGTCCATCGCCATCGGGCTCGTCGTCGAGCTCTCCACCCTCGTCCTCCCGAGCGACATGCGCTACGCGAGCGCGCTCGTCATCCTCATCCTCGTCCTGCTGTTCCGTCCGCAGGGCATCCTCGGCCGCGCGGAACGCGTGGGGTAGCGGAGGCATCCATGGACTTCTCGGCTCTCGCCACCTCGATCGTCGCGGAGATGATCTCGCCGACCGCGGCGGCCTACGCGCTCGCCGCCATCGGCCTGAACATCCACTTCGGGCTGACCGGCCTCATCAACATGGGCCAGGCGGGGTTCATGCTGGTCGGCGCGTACGGGTTCGGCATCTCGACGATCGCCGGCTGGCCGCTGTGGGCGGCCGTGCTCGTGGCCATCGGGTCCGGTGTGGTGTTCGCGCTGATCCTCGGCCTGCCGACGCTCAAGCTCCGCGGCGACTACCTCGCCATCGTCACGATCGCGGCCGCCGAGATCGTGCGCCTCGTGGGCCGGTCGACGGCGCTCGAGGACATCACCGGAGCGTCGAACGGCCTGCTCGGCAACTCGTTCAAGCACACGTTCCAGGGGGCGTCGCCGTTCCCGGACGAACGGTGGACGTTCCTGTTCCTCACCCTGCCCGTCAACGCGTCGAACAGCTGGTGGCTGCGCATCGTCGGATGGACGCTCGTGGCCCTCGCGTGCTTCCTCGTGTACCTGCTGATCCGCAGCCCGTGGGGCCGCGTGCTCAAGGGCATCCGGGAGGACGAGGACGCCGTCCGCTCGCTCGGGAAGAACGTGTACAGCTACAAGATGCAGGCCCTCGTGCTCGGCGGTGGCCTCGGAGCGCTCGCCGGGATCATCTTCGTGCTGCCGGGCGCGATCCAACCGGACTCCCTCGGCCGACCGGTGACGTTCTACACGTGGACGATCCTGCTGCTCGGAGGCGCCGCGACGGTGTTCGGACCCGTGCTGGGGTCGATGCTGTTCTGGGGGACGCTCGTGTTCGTGCGCGGCCTCATGCGAGGTGTCATCCCGGAACAGGTGATGTCGGTGATCGAGATCGAGCAGTTCGGGTGGGTGCTCGTGGGCATCACGCTCATGCTGCTCGTGATCTTCAGACCACAGGGCATCCTCGGCGACAAGAAGGAGCTCGCGATCCATGACCGCTGAGTCCCCCGCCCACGCCGGCCAGGGTTTCGCCGGCGTCCCCCGGGTGCCCGGGTCCGCGAAGCCGGACCCGATCCTCGTGGCCGACGGCGTCACGCGCCAGTTCGGTGGCGTGCTCGCCGTCGACGTGGCCCACCTCGAGGTGCAGCGACACGCGATCACCGCGCTCATCGGGCCGAACGGCGCCGGGAAGACGACGTTCTTCAATCTCATGACGGGGTTCGACAAGGCCAACCACGGGACGTGGTCCTTCGAGGGACGCACGCTCGCCGGCACCCCAGCGGCGCAGGTCGCGCGGCGCGGCATGGTGCGCACGTTCCAGCTCACCAAGGCGCTGAGCAGGATGACGGTGCTCGACAACATGCGGCTCGGGGCGCGCGAGCAGCCGGGTGAGAACCTCTTCGTCTCGCTCGTGCGGCCCGCCTGGCGCTCGCGCGAGAGCGAGATCACCGACAAGGCGATGACGCTGCTCGAACGGTTCCGGCTCGAGGAGAAGGCGCAGGACTTCGCC includes these proteins:
- a CDS encoding ABC transporter ATP-binding protein, with the translated sequence MTAESPAHAGQGFAGVPRVPGSAKPDPILVADGVTRQFGGVLAVDVAHLEVQRHAITALIGPNGAGKTTFFNLMTGFDKANHGTWSFEGRTLAGTPAAQVARRGMVRTFQLTKALSRMTVLDNMRLGAREQPGENLFVSLVRPAWRSRESEITDKAMTLLERFRLEEKAQDFAGSLSGGQRKLLEMARALMSDPVMVMLDEPMAGVNPALTQSLLGHITALRDDGMTVLFVEHDMHMVRHISDWVVVMAQGEIVAEGPPAEVMGDRAVVDAYLGAHHDTDLGDDALLEEDSRITREAEAEADVGPGEDRS
- a CDS encoding branched-chain amino acid ABC transporter permease; this encodes MDFSALATSIVAEMISPTAAAYALAAIGLNIHFGLTGLINMGQAGFMLVGAYGFGISTIAGWPLWAAVLVAIGSGVVFALILGLPTLKLRGDYLAIVTIAAAEIVRLVGRSTALEDITGASNGLLGNSFKHTFQGASPFPDERWTFLFLTLPVNASNSWWLRIVGWTLVALACFLVYLLIRSPWGRVLKGIREDEDAVRSLGKNVYSYKMQALVLGGGLGALAGIIFVLPGAIQPDSLGRPVTFYTWTILLLGGAATVFGPVLGSMLFWGTLVFVRGLMRGVIPEQVMSVIEIEQFGWVLVGITLMLLVIFRPQGILGDKKELAIHDR